The proteins below are encoded in one region of Segatella copri:
- a CDS encoding thymidine kinase → MTENLIGEAHRPGRIEVVCGSMFSGKTEELIRRMKRAKFAKQKVEIFKPALDTRYSEEDVVSHDQNSIRSTPIESSGSILLLASDIDVVGIDEAQFLDNGLVEVCNELANRGVRVIVAGLDMDYKGVPFGPIPALCAIADEVTKVHAICVKCGSVAYVSHRLINNDKRVLLGEKDEYEPLCRECYQKAILNEKL, encoded by the coding sequence ATGACAGAAAATCTAATTGGGGAGGCACACCGTCCCGGAAGAATTGAAGTGGTGTGCGGATCGATGTTCTCCGGAAAAACAGAGGAATTGATCCGAAGAATGAAGCGTGCGAAGTTCGCCAAGCAGAAGGTGGAAATCTTTAAGCCGGCGCTTGACACTCGTTACTCCGAGGAAGATGTAGTGAGCCATGATCAGAACTCTATCCGGTCTACTCCTATTGAGTCCTCTGGATCGATACTGCTATTGGCTTCTGATATCGACGTGGTGGGTATCGATGAAGCCCAGTTCCTGGACAATGGGCTCGTGGAGGTATGCAACGAACTCGCCAACCGTGGCGTGAGAGTCATCGTGGCTGGACTGGATATGGACTACAAGGGAGTTCCCTTCGGTCCGATTCCTGCTCTCTGTGCCATCGCCGACGAGGTGACCAAGGTTCATGCCATCTGCGTAAAGTGCGGATCGGTTGCCTATGTGAGCCACCGGTTGATCAATAACGACAAACGGGTGCTTCTGGGCGAGAAAGATGAATACGAGCCGCTCTGCAGAGAATGCTACCAGAAAGCAATTCTTAACGAAAAATTATAA
- a CDS encoding nucleoside deaminase gives MEDIKKKDEAYMRRALMEAQAAFDEDEIPVGAIIVCKDRIISRAHNLTEMLTDVTAHAEMQAITSGANMLGGKYLKDCTLYVTVEPCVMCAGALGWAQISRVVYGASDEKRGYTKYAPDALHPKTTVTSGVLEDECRALMQDFFQRKR, from the coding sequence ATGGAAGATATCAAGAAAAAAGACGAAGCATACATGCGCCGTGCCCTGATGGAGGCTCAGGCGGCATTCGATGAAGACGAGATTCCGGTAGGCGCCATCATCGTTTGTAAGGACCGGATCATATCACGTGCCCACAATCTTACGGAGATGCTGACCGATGTTACGGCTCATGCCGAAATGCAGGCCATCACTTCGGGAGCCAACATGCTGGGAGGAAAATACCTGAAAGACTGTACCCTCTACGTTACAGTAGAACCCTGCGTGATGTGCGCCGGAGCGCTGGGATGGGCACAGATCAGCCGCGTGGTATATGGTGCCAGCGACGAAAAAAGGGGGTATACAAAATATGCGCCCGATGCACTGCATCCTAAGACGACAGTTACATCGGGCGTATTGGAAGATGAGTGCCGCGCACTCATGCAGGATTTCTTTCAGAGAAAGAGATAA
- the rsmI gene encoding 16S rRNA (cytidine(1402)-2'-O)-methyltransferase translates to MGTLYIVPTPVGNMEDMTMRAIRILKEADLVLAEDTRTSSVLLKHFDIRNRLVAHHKFNEHGTSSAIVERLKGGETIALISDAGTPGISDPGFYLAREAAKAGITVQTLPGPTACIPAIVSSGLPCDRFCFEGFIPQKKGRQTYLESLKDEVRTMIFYESPYRVVKTLQQFAEVFGDDRQVSCCREISKLHEESVRGTLAEVIAHFEETEPRGEFVIVLAGKDPKQLKEEMKEKKREERRQKKNGARRDEESNE, encoded by the coding sequence ATGGGCACATTATACATCGTTCCGACTCCAGTTGGTAACATGGAGGACATGACAATGCGAGCCATTCGCATACTGAAAGAAGCGGATTTGGTACTCGCTGAGGACACTCGAACATCGAGTGTTCTGCTGAAGCATTTCGATATCAGAAATCGATTAGTGGCTCACCATAAGTTTAACGAACATGGCACATCTTCTGCCATCGTAGAGCGACTGAAGGGTGGCGAAACCATTGCCTTGATCAGCGATGCCGGAACACCGGGTATCAGCGATCCTGGTTTTTACCTCGCCCGCGAGGCTGCCAAGGCAGGCATCACGGTGCAGACTTTGCCTGGACCTACGGCATGCATACCGGCCATCGTTTCATCGGGTTTGCCATGCGACCGTTTCTGCTTCGAAGGATTCATTCCGCAGAAAAAGGGCAGACAGACCTATCTTGAATCATTGAAGGATGAGGTGCGCACCATGATTTTCTATGAGTCGCCTTATCGTGTGGTGAAAACCTTGCAGCAGTTTGCTGAGGTTTTCGGGGATGACAGACAGGTGAGCTGTTGTCGTGAAATATCCAAACTCCACGAGGAGAGTGTGAGGGGTACGCTTGCCGAGGTTATCGCTCATTTTGAGGAGACAGAACCAAGGGGCGAATTTGTCATCGTATTGGCAGGAAAAGATCCTAAACAGCTCAAGGAAGAGATGAAGGAAAAGAAGCGTGAAGAGCGCCGCCAGAAGAAAAACGGGGCTCGCAGGGATGAAGAAAGTAATGAATAA